CTATCTTCATTTGCTGAAAGTAAAGCCCGGCATCACCTCTTGGGGCCAGGTAAAATTCGGTTATGCTGAAAATGTGGACCAAATGATACAGCGCCTTAAATATGATCTGATATACCTCGATAACATGTCGCTTTTCGTGGATTTCAAGATCATTATTTATACTGTACTCATCATCATAAAAAGAAAAGGAATATAAAACAAAGTCATCCCGGGCGTTTGGAGTCTCAGGGTGACTATTCACTATGAAAAGGACTTTTATTGCCTTTGATATCACTCCCGAAAATGAGACGCGCGCCGCGTATGAAATTATCCGCCAGAAACTCCGGTCAGAAAATATAAGCTGGATAACCGACAGGAATTTTCACATGACACTAAAGTTCCTGGGCGACACTCCTGAAGATCATATTCCTGGCATTTGCAAAACAATCAGAAACAGCCTGGCAGAATTCAGTACTTTCCCGGTTATCCTGGCTGGGGTTGGACTGTTTAAGAACATACACGATCCAAAAGTACTTTGGATGGGATGCAGGGCTGATACAACACTTGAAAATTTAAAAGCCCGGCTGGAAAAGGAAATGACTGTCTTCGGTTATGAACTTGAGCAACGCAGGTTTTCACCGCATCTGACACTGGGCAGGATAAAACAGGTAAGGCAGGTAAATCAGCTCACCGAAGTAATTTCAATGTTCAGGGATAAAGTATTCCAGGTGCAGGAGGTTAAAGAAATCATTTATTACGAAAGTACGCTGAAACCATCAGGGGCTGTATATACGCCGATAGAGGTATTCAGGTTGGGGAGCCAGTAAATCAATAAAAAGAGCGCGTCATTGCGAGTAAGAACACCTTTTTAAGGATCACCCAATGATATGACAACCATGGGCTTTCACGAATAGCTACGAAGTAGCGAGATCTGAATAACCGCGGGTGAAACCCGTGGATTTGATGCCAGCAGATAAGAACCCTGAAAGGGTTCAATTTCAATTGTGCATTATTCAACTCTTTCAGAGTTGTGTTTGTCATCGTAGCACCGTACCACGGGTTTCACCCGCGGTTATTCAAATTGAACCCTTTCAGGGTTATTCATTAGCATACAACGAATTACGAAAAGTCGTCATTGCGAGCCTCCGATTCCTGCGGAGGCGAAGCAATCTGCCCGAGCAGGCAGGGCTTTGCCAAGAGATGTTCCTGAATAATTTTATATCAATTTTTGCAGTGCTAATGGCTTTATTCTTCCTGTGCCGGAAGATTGCTTCGTCGCATGAGATTTTGGTATATTCAATGATTGTTCCGGCTCCTCGCAATGACGGCT
The nucleotide sequence above comes from Bacteroidales bacterium. Encoded proteins:
- the thpR gene encoding RNA 2',3'-cyclic phosphodiesterase; its protein translation is MKRTFIAFDITPENETRAAYEIIRQKLRSENISWITDRNFHMTLKFLGDTPEDHIPGICKTIRNSLAEFSTFPVILAGVGLFKNIHDPKVLWMGCRADTTLENLKARLEKEMTVFGYELEQRRFSPHLTLGRIKQVRQVNQLTEVISMFRDKVFQVQEVKEIIYYESTLKPSGAVYTPIEVFRLGSQ